From Punica granatum isolate Tunisia-2019 chromosome 1, ASM765513v2, whole genome shotgun sequence:
aagagattTCGTACAGTAGTCGTCCCTGCCCTGCCCTGCCTGCCTGCCTGCTTGCTTCATCAATCTTTGTTGAAGAACAGTTGGAGACCTACCTTTGAATCCATTGCCGGATCACGACGATCTCCAGCCCTTTCAGCTTCTTACTGCGGATCAACCGCCATAGCCATCCTCTGAAGCTTCTTGACGACGACGGAAGAAAATGAGCAAGGAGGAAGAAGCTGGGAAGAGCAGAGGCGTCGCGGGGGAGTACCCGCCCCAGTACGGCACTTTCCAGGGTGTCGCCAATTACCCCCCGCCGTCCCAccctcatcctcctcctcctcatccgCCGCCCGCTGTGGGTTTCCCCCAGCCCGCCCCCCCTCCGGGTGCCGCCGAGCCCTCCGCCCCTCCTCCGCCCCCGCCTTATGGCTATCAGGCTGTCCCAGGTGCATTCTCTTCCGACCGAGTACCCATAAATTGAATTACTTGTGCGAAATCATCTGATCTGAACCCGTAGGGGTTTCGTGGCTGCAAGCCCAAGCTTCGCGACTGGACTGAGCATGGCCTTCCTTTCTGATGTTTCTGACCTTCAGGGTATGCGGTTGCTGAAGGAACGCCGGTGAGACAGCGGCGATTGCCGTGCTGCGGAATTGGTTGTGGTTGGTGCCTGTAAGTTTTCGTTGACACTTCATCCACATTCGTTTAATATTCTAGCGAAGGCGACAACTTTCACTCAGGCCTTGATCCAGAGTGTAGGTGGAGATTGTTAGCTATCGATGTCTGTTTTATATCCAAAAACTCAACtttcatttaagagaaaatgcTGTCTATTTGTCATTAAGGTTTATCATCGGCTTCTTCCTCGGTGCCATCCCATGGTATATTGGGCTACTTGTTCTAGTCTGCGGACGAGGCCGAATGGATCCCAGAGAGAAGCCCGGCTACATTGCCTGTACCATTGCTGTAAGTGAAAACGTTCTTGTTCATTGCTCTCCAGCAGTTCCGTGATTCCTCCTAGCTTTCGACTGGGATGTTTATCATTGAAAATAACTGGAgatctttatcttttttatggGCAGGCAATTGTTGCCACAATTGCGATAATTGTCGGGGCAACATCCCCTCGTTGGTAGCCTCATTTTCCAAAGGCTGCATTAGCTTCTGATGAGTCTGTTGAAGCGGTATCTACTATGAACCGGAGCTTTCCAATACACAAAGGAGAAGATTATGGACTTGGTGAGGAGAAGGGAGATCTAGA
This genomic window contains:
- the LOC116192178 gene encoding 60S ribosomal protein L18a-like protein, with amino-acid sequence MSKEEEAGKSRGVAGEYPPQYGTFQGVANYPPPSHPHPPPPHPPPAVGFPQPAPPPGAAEPSAPPPPPPYGYQAVPGYAVAEGTPVRQRRLPCCGIGCGWCLFIIGFFLGAIPWYIGLLVLVCGRGRMDPREKPGYIACTIAAIVATIAIIVGATSPRW